The following coding sequences lie in one Saccharopolyspora hordei genomic window:
- a CDS encoding geranylgeranyl reductase family protein: MTSATSRRRPDDDAEVIVVGAGPAGSTAATYLARAGLDVLLLEKSVFPREKVCGDGITPRGVKQLIDLGVDTREEAGWLHNRGLRVVGGGVSLELDWPSLASFPPYGVVRPRNDFDDLLARGAQQAGARLRQQTTVTGALTDERTGRITGVTAKTGPERTPVTYRAPLVLACDGVSARLALSVGIEKREDRPMGVAVRRYYTSPRTKDDFLESHLELWDRSDPDRPVLLPGYGWIFGMGDGTVNVGLGILSTSKAYGKTDYRKLLRSWLDGTPEEWGFREENATGRVGGAALPMGFNRTPHYRNGLLLVGDAGGMVNPFNGEGIAYAMESARLAAECVVHALARPTGFSREQALRRYPVAVKQALGGYFRLGNTFSKLIGNPVVMRTATKHGLPRTTLMRFVLKLLANLYDDKDGDVMDRVISATTRLTPSA; encoded by the coding sequence ATGACCAGCGCCACCAGCCGCCGCCGACCGGACGACGACGCCGAGGTGATCGTCGTCGGTGCCGGACCGGCCGGATCGACGGCTGCGACGTACCTGGCCCGGGCCGGCCTGGACGTCCTGCTTCTGGAGAAGAGCGTCTTCCCGCGGGAGAAGGTCTGCGGCGACGGCATCACCCCGCGAGGCGTCAAGCAGCTCATCGACCTCGGCGTCGACACCCGGGAGGAAGCGGGCTGGCTGCACAACCGCGGGCTCCGGGTGGTCGGTGGCGGGGTGTCGCTCGAACTGGACTGGCCCAGTCTGGCCAGCTTCCCGCCGTACGGGGTGGTGCGGCCCCGCAACGACTTCGACGACCTGCTCGCCCGCGGTGCGCAGCAGGCCGGGGCGCGGCTGCGGCAGCAGACCACGGTGACCGGCGCGCTCACCGACGAGCGGACCGGCCGGATCACCGGGGTGACCGCCAAGACCGGGCCGGAGCGCACCCCGGTCACCTACCGGGCGCCGCTGGTGCTGGCCTGCGACGGGGTGTCCGCGCGGCTGGCGCTGTCGGTCGGCATCGAGAAGCGCGAGGACCGCCCGATGGGGGTGGCCGTGCGGCGCTACTACACCAGCCCCCGGACCAAGGACGACTTCCTGGAGTCCCACCTCGAGCTGTGGGACCGCTCCGACCCGGACCGGCCGGTGCTGCTGCCCGGCTACGGGTGGATCTTCGGCATGGGCGACGGGACGGTGAACGTCGGGCTGGGCATCCTGTCCACCTCCAAGGCCTACGGCAAGACCGACTACCGCAAGCTGCTGCGCTCCTGGCTCGACGGCACCCCCGAGGAGTGGGGGTTCCGCGAGGAGAACGCCACCGGGCGGGTCGGCGGCGCCGCGCTGCCGATGGGCTTCAACCGGACCCCGCACTACCGCAACGGGCTGCTGCTGGTCGGCGACGCGGGCGGGATGGTCAACCCGTTCAACGGCGAGGGCATCGCCTACGCGATGGAGTCCGCCCGGCTGGCGGCGGAGTGCGTGGTGCACGCGCTGGCTCGCCCGACCGGGTTCTCCCGGGAGCAGGCGCTGCGCCGGTACCCGGTGGCGGTCAAGCAGGCCCTCGGTGGCTACTTCCGGCTCGGGAACACCTTCAGCAAGTTGATTGGCAATCCGGTGGTCATGCGCACGGCCACGAAGCACGGTCTGCCGAGGACGACGCTGATGCGTTTCGTGTTGAAGCTGCTGGCAAATCTGTACGACGACAAGGACGGGGACGTCATGGACCGTGTGATCAGCGCCACTACTCGTCTCACCCCTAGCGCGTGA
- a CDS encoding NADH-quinone oxidoreductase subunit NuoB: MGLEQQLPNGILLANVEKLVNWTRKTSMWPATFGLACCAIEMMTVGGSRYDIARFGMERFSATPRQADLMIVAGRVTNKMAPVLRQIYDQMPEPRWVLAMGVCASTGGMFNNYAVVQGVDHVVPVDMYLPGCPPRPEMLLDAILKLHAKIMDEPINAKRAQLKLESGERTPMIPSSERYAPKNASQRRRAQRQQAAQRKEMGSSTDPGSLTASPQRPRELKAGR; the protein is encoded by the coding sequence GTGGGACTTGAGCAGCAGTTGCCCAACGGGATCCTGTTGGCCAACGTCGAGAAGCTCGTCAACTGGACGCGGAAGACGTCGATGTGGCCCGCGACGTTCGGGTTGGCCTGCTGCGCCATCGAGATGATGACCGTCGGCGGTTCCCGCTACGACATCGCGCGGTTCGGCATGGAGCGGTTCTCCGCCACGCCGCGCCAGGCCGACCTGATGATCGTGGCCGGCCGGGTCACCAACAAGATGGCGCCGGTCCTGCGGCAGATCTACGACCAGATGCCGGAGCCGCGCTGGGTGCTGGCGATGGGCGTGTGCGCCTCCACCGGCGGGATGTTCAACAACTACGCCGTCGTGCAGGGCGTGGACCACGTGGTGCCGGTGGACATGTACCTACCGGGGTGCCCGCCGCGTCCGGAGATGCTGCTGGACGCGATCCTCAAGCTGCACGCCAAGATCATGGACGAGCCGATCAACGCCAAGCGCGCGCAGCTCAAGCTGGAGAGCGGCGAGCGCACCCCGATGATCCCGTCCTCCGAGCGGTACGCGCCGAAGAACGCGTCGCAGCGGCGCCGCGCGCAGCGGCAGCAGGCCGCGCAGCGCAAGGAGATGGGCTCCAGCACGGACCCCGGGTCGCTGACGGCGTCGCCGCAGCGGCCCCGCGAGCTCAAGGCGGGCAGGTGA
- a CDS encoding NADH-quinone oxidoreductase subunit A: MLDPYIPLVLMFALAFAFALFSVTIAPLVGPRRYNKAKLDAYECGIEPSPQPVIGGGRMPVAYYLTAMLFILFDIEMVFLYPFAISADALGLFGVIEIVLFIATVGFAYVYVWRRGGLDWN, encoded by the coding sequence ATGCTCGATCCCTACATCCCGCTCGTACTGATGTTCGCGCTGGCGTTCGCGTTCGCGCTGTTCTCAGTGACGATCGCGCCCCTCGTCGGCCCCCGCCGGTACAACAAGGCGAAGCTCGACGCCTACGAGTGCGGCATCGAGCCTTCGCCGCAGCCGGTGATCGGCGGTGGCCGCATGCCGGTCGCCTACTACCTGACCGCGATGTTGTTCATCCTCTTCGACATCGAGATGGTCTTCCTCTACCCCTTCGCGATCTCCGCGGACGCCCTGGGCCTGTTCGGCGTGATCGAGATCGTGCTCTTCATCGCCACCGTCGGCTTCGCCTACGTCTACGTCTGGCGCCGCGGCGGACTGGACTGGAACTAG
- a CDS encoding NADH-quinone oxidoreductase subunit C, protein MEPARPQSAPVAGRARRGMFGVRGTGDTSGYGGLRLPAYVPPAAERPYGGWFDEVADALFAGLREQGLPADTVQQVTVDRGEITFYVQREHLVAVCRTFRDDPALRFELCSSVSGVDYGPEVPQRLHSVYHLTSMTYRRRVRVEVAVDVEDPHVPSVVEVYPTADFQEREAWDMFGIVYDGHPALTRILMPDDWDGHPQRKDYPLGGIPVEYKGAEVPPPDQRRAYS, encoded by the coding sequence GTGGAACCGGCCCGGCCGCAGTCCGCGCCGGTGGCCGGGCGCGCGCGCCGGGGCATGTTCGGCGTGCGCGGCACGGGCGACACCTCGGGCTACGGCGGGCTGCGCCTGCCGGCCTACGTGCCGCCCGCGGCGGAGCGCCCCTACGGCGGCTGGTTCGACGAGGTGGCCGACGCGCTGTTCGCCGGGCTCCGCGAGCAGGGCCTGCCCGCGGACACCGTGCAGCAGGTGACCGTGGACCGCGGCGAGATCACCTTCTACGTGCAGCGCGAGCACCTGGTGGCGGTCTGCCGCACGTTCCGCGACGACCCGGCGCTGCGCTTCGAGCTGTGCAGCTCGGTGTCCGGGGTGGACTACGGGCCGGAGGTGCCGCAGCGGCTGCACTCGGTCTACCACCTGACGTCGATGACCTACCGGCGGCGGGTCCGCGTCGAGGTCGCCGTCGACGTCGAGGACCCGCACGTGCCCTCCGTGGTCGAGGTCTACCCGACCGCGGACTTCCAGGAGCGGGAAGCGTGGGACATGTTCGGGATCGTCTACGACGGCCACCCGGCGCTCACCCGGATCTTGATGCCCGACGACTGGGACGGGCACCCGCAGCGCAAGGACTACCCGCTGGGCGGCATCCCGGTGGAGTACAAGGGCGCCGAGGTCCCGCCGCCCGACCAGCGGAGGGCGTACTCGTGA